Proteins from one Hydrogenophaga sp. SL48 genomic window:
- a CDS encoding flagellar hook assembly protein FlgD, with protein sequence MMQAIDLGNLENTVGSTTGTKGNNSTDPQASQDRFLKLLVAQINNQDPLNPMDNAQMTTQMAQINTVSGIQELNATLKGMASQMASSQAMQGTTLIGREALIEGDALAFDGTTGKGAFSLDSAASSVTVDIIGKNGAVLDTVNLGARDAGQHGFDWNAKAIDPATVARFSVRASQGGETKPATPLQRALVASVGLSNGAMTVQLQNGRSITYDQIRGFM encoded by the coding sequence ATGATGCAGGCCATTGATCTCGGCAACCTTGAAAACACCGTGGGCAGCACCACGGGCACCAAGGGCAACAACTCGACCGACCCCCAGGCATCGCAAGACCGTTTCCTCAAATTGCTGGTCGCACAGATCAACAACCAGGACCCGCTCAACCCGATGGACAACGCGCAGATGACGACCCAGATGGCGCAGATCAACACGGTCAGCGGCATCCAGGAACTCAACGCGACCCTGAAGGGCATGGCCAGCCAGATGGCCTCGTCGCAGGCCATGCAGGGCACCACGCTGATCGGGCGCGAAGCGCTGATCGAAGGTGATGCGCTGGCCTTCGATGGCACCACCGGCAAGGGCGCCTTCTCGCTCGACAGCGCGGCGAGCTCGGTCACGGTGGACATCATCGGCAAGAACGGCGCGGTGCTCGACACCGTGAACCTGGGTGCCAGGGACGCCGGGCAACACGGCTTTGACTGGAACGCCAAAGCCATCGACCCCGCCACCGTCGCCCGCTTCTCGGTGCGCGCCAGCCAGGGCGGCGAGACCAAGCCCGCCACCCCGCTGCAGCGCGCCCTGGTGGCCTCGGTCGGCCTGTCCAACGGCGCCATGACGGTGCAGCTGCAGAACGGCCGCTCCATCACCTACGACCAGATCCGCGGCTTCATGTAA
- a CDS encoding flagellar basal body P-ring protein FlgI has protein sequence MNPQHQPIPLQTGLRRARAVRRDLRTRWLQRLVVWSGLAVGLVLWLGFPVQAHAIRIKEIAAVQGVRSNQLTGFGLVVGLDGTGDQTTQMPYTSQGLTNYLQQLGLTLPGDAKVQLKNVAAVLVTAQLPAFAQPGQMIDVTVSSMGNAKSLRGGTLITTPLKGVDGEIYALAQGNLLVGGAGASGGGSKVQINHLSAGRIPSGAQVERVVPTAFALGDTIDLGLNAADFQTARRVAQAINGRMGPGVASAVDGRVVRLRAPANTDERVSFLAEIEEIPMEASIPAARVIINTRTGSIVMNQSVTLGPCAVAHGNLSVSISSTPVVSQPNPLSQGQTVVAEKTDIKISQDGGALVKMDAAPQLADLVRMLNGLGATPQDLLAILQAIKAAGAMNAELEVI, from the coding sequence ATGAACCCGCAGCACCAACCCATCCCCCTGCAGACCGGTCTTCGCCGCGCGCGCGCCGTGCGCCGTGACCTGCGGACCCGCTGGCTCCAACGCCTGGTGGTCTGGAGCGGCCTGGCCGTGGGTCTCGTGCTGTGGCTGGGTTTCCCGGTGCAGGCCCACGCGATCCGCATCAAGGAAATCGCGGCGGTGCAGGGCGTGCGCAGCAACCAGCTGACCGGGTTCGGCCTGGTCGTGGGGCTGGACGGCACGGGCGACCAGACCACACAGATGCCCTACACCTCGCAGGGCCTGACCAACTACCTGCAGCAGCTGGGCCTCACGCTGCCCGGCGACGCCAAGGTGCAGCTGAAGAACGTGGCGGCCGTGCTGGTCACCGCGCAGCTGCCCGCCTTCGCCCAGCCGGGGCAGATGATCGACGTCACCGTCTCGTCCATGGGCAACGCCAAGTCGCTGCGCGGCGGCACGCTGATCACCACCCCGCTCAAGGGCGTGGACGGCGAAATCTACGCGCTGGCCCAGGGCAACCTGCTGGTCGGCGGCGCGGGCGCCTCGGGCGGCGGCAGCAAGGTGCAGATCAACCACCTGAGCGCGGGCCGCATCCCCAGCGGCGCGCAGGTCGAGCGCGTGGTGCCCACGGCCTTCGCGCTGGGCGACACCATCGACCTCGGCCTCAATGCCGCCGACTTCCAGACCGCGCGCCGTGTCGCGCAGGCGATCAACGGCCGCATGGGCCCCGGCGTGGCCAGCGCGGTGGACGGCCGGGTGGTGCGCCTGCGCGCACCGGCCAACACCGACGAGCGCGTGAGCTTCCTGGCCGAGATCGAAGAGATCCCGATGGAGGCCTCGATCCCCGCCGCGCGCGTGATCATCAACACGCGCACCGGCTCCATCGTGATGAACCAGTCCGTGACCCTCGGCCCCTGTGCGGTCGCGCACGGCAACCTCTCGGTCAGCATCAGCTCGACCCCGGTGGTGAGCCAGCCCAACCCGCTCTCGCAGGGCCAGACCGTGGTCGCCGAAAAGACCGACATCAAGATCAGCCAGGACGGCGGCGCGCTGGTGAAGATGGACGCCGCCCCGCAGCTGGCCGACCTGGTGCGCATGCTCAACGGCCTGGGCGCCACGCCGCAAGACCTGCTGGCGATCCTGCAGGCGATCAAGGCCGCCGGTGCGATGAACGCCGAACTTGAAGTGATCTGA
- the flgJ gene encoding flagellar assembly peptidoglycan hydrolase FlgJ: protein MSSLQPTTQGLAVDPGALNALKFSAGQEGESGKAALKGAAKQFESLFMRELIKSMRDATQKSGLLEGQGSDLGTDLLDQQLSVQLSGLPGGLSEAIERQLSRQMSPKGTAEGATPTGAGTSTGGSTGTGNETPVEFKPLNRSGLRALLKYAPHAVPHTAPQVGSVPGETGAEPAKALRRSSAPTQAASGPRHVGFVAQHGQAAAAVARESGIPASYMLGQAGHETGWGRSEIRQKDGTPSHNLFGIKATSSWKGKVAEVTTTEYVNGVPRKTVAKFRAYDSYADSFRDYARLITKSPRYDKAMDQIGSVQGFASSLQRAGYATDPQYAAKLSRAINMTLSVQRAQS, encoded by the coding sequence ATGTCCTCGTTGCAGCCCACCACCCAAGGCCTCGCCGTCGACCCCGGCGCGCTGAACGCGCTGAAGTTCAGCGCGGGCCAGGAGGGCGAGAGCGGCAAGGCGGCGCTCAAGGGCGCGGCCAAACAGTTCGAGTCGCTGTTCATGCGCGAGCTGATCAAGAGCATGCGCGACGCGACCCAGAAATCCGGCCTGCTGGAAGGGCAGGGCAGCGACCTCGGCACCGACCTGCTCGACCAGCAGCTCTCGGTGCAGCTCTCGGGCCTGCCCGGCGGTCTGAGCGAAGCCATCGAGCGCCAGCTCAGCCGCCAGATGAGCCCCAAGGGCACGGCCGAAGGCGCCACCCCGACCGGCGCCGGCACCAGCACCGGTGGCAGCACCGGCACGGGGAATGAGACACCCGTGGAGTTCAAGCCGCTGAACCGTTCGGGTCTGCGGGCCTTGCTCAAATACGCGCCCCATGCCGTGCCGCACACCGCGCCGCAGGTAGGGTCCGTGCCGGGCGAGACCGGCGCCGAGCCGGCGAAGGCGCTGCGCCGCAGCAGCGCACCCACCCAGGCGGCGTCGGGCCCGCGCCACGTGGGCTTCGTGGCGCAGCACGGCCAGGCCGCCGCCGCCGTGGCGCGCGAGTCGGGCATCCCGGCGAGCTACATGCTCGGCCAGGCCGGCCACGAGACCGGCTGGGGCCGCAGCGAGATCCGCCAGAAAGACGGCACGCCCTCGCACAACCTGTTCGGCATCAAGGCCACCTCCTCGTGGAAGGGCAAGGTCGCCGAGGTCACCACCACCGAATACGTCAACGGCGTGCCGCGCAAGACCGTGGCCAAGTTCCGCGCCTACGACTCCTACGCCGACTCCTTCCGCGACTACGCGCGCCTCATCACCAAGAGCCCGCGCTACGACAAGGCGATGGACCAGATCGGCTCGGTGCAGGGTTTCGCCAGCAGCCTGCAACGCGCGGGCTACGCCACCGACCCGCAATACGCCGCCAAGCTCAGCCGCGCCATCAACATGACACTCAGCGTGCAACGCGCACAGAGCTGA
- a CDS encoding flagellar basal body L-ring protein FlgH encodes MKHLLRRCALLLSPALLTACMTKPVDVVPVRPINFAQTAAPAQTGGSLFMAARYRPAFEDPRARMPGDSLTIQITEKVSASQSSSANINRTGSASGSISAIPGIVAKELTRDRNFNLGGESGNEFAGKGDNANANDFSGVITVTVQEVLPNGHLLVAGEKQIGINSNVDVMRFSGTVDPRHIRPGNTIASTQVANARIESRGRGAVDEALSIGWLGRFFLNVFPF; translated from the coding sequence ATGAAGCACCTCCTGCGCCGCTGCGCGCTCCTGCTCTCTCCCGCGCTGCTCACCGCCTGCATGACCAAGCCGGTCGATGTGGTGCCGGTGCGGCCCATCAACTTCGCCCAGACGGCCGCCCCCGCGCAGACCGGCGGCAGCCTGTTCATGGCGGCGCGCTACCGGCCCGCGTTCGAAGACCCGCGCGCCCGCATGCCCGGCGACAGCCTCACGATCCAGATCACCGAGAAGGTCAGCGCGAGCCAGTCGTCCTCGGCCAACATCAACCGCACCGGCAGCGCCTCCGGGTCGATCTCGGCGATCCCGGGCATCGTCGCCAAGGAGCTGACCCGCGACCGCAACTTCAACCTCGGCGGCGAGTCGGGCAACGAGTTCGCGGGCAAGGGCGACAACGCCAACGCCAACGACTTCTCGGGCGTGATCACCGTCACCGTGCAGGAGGTGCTGCCCAACGGCCACCTGCTCGTGGCGGGCGAAAAACAGATCGGCATCAACAGCAACGTGGACGTGATGCGCTTCTCCGGCACGGTCGACCCGCGGCACATCCGCCCGGGCAACACCATCGCCTCGACCCAGGTCGCCAACGCGCGCATCGAGTCGCGAGGACGAGGCGCCGTGGATGAAGCGCTCTCAATAGGCTGGTTGGGACGGTTCTTTTTGAATGTTTTCCCTTTCTGA
- the flgK gene encoding flagellar hook-associated protein FlgK, which produces MSSALNIGSQALNANLSALQVIGHNIANVNTAGYSRQTVEMRSSGYQMLGGNYYGRGVEVGTVARAHDAYLTREAQLSSSVASADGERLARLQQLENLFPTGETGLGAAMNDLLNAWSDIASSPTNLAARSVVLGRGEEIASRLRDTAGQMDLLARGARQQVGDTVDTINRLAGEIGLINQKIIENQGSAGEPNDLLDQRDSLIGELSKLVQVSTVGADDGSVSVFVAGSQPLVLGRNAARLAVVPDSTDPTQPRIHFQQGNASMPLSDSALGGELGGVMRFIGEDLKEVTNQLGRMALALNSTMNTQHQLGVDLRGGTGNSFFVPAADAAGLPMATNTGTGALHAEVSDPTALKPSDYQVNFTGTGVDIVRLSDGQISSFAGLPAELDGLSFQLDSGAAASGDSFLVKPFADAAKNMQMAVSAADRLAAASPVMVTPGSANTGGLTIGGLYASEPSANLGDPVTLTFLADGSFTATGLGPGNPPPDNVGPPASYNYTPGQPLQFNGWSLTLRGGPAAGDTFSITPATATNNSQNAGNAVGMLALRDLATFDGASLSNGYSSVLSDMGTRVQGAQFAASYSGQVAASNESARAAVSGVNLDEEAARLLQYQQAYQASAKYMQVAQGIFDTLLQTMR; this is translated from the coding sequence ATGTCGAGCGCCCTCAACATCGGCTCCCAGGCCCTCAACGCCAACCTGTCGGCGCTGCAGGTCATCGGGCACAACATCGCCAACGTCAACACCGCCGGCTATTCGCGGCAGACGGTGGAGATGCGCAGCTCGGGTTACCAGATGCTGGGCGGCAACTACTACGGCCGGGGCGTGGAGGTCGGCACGGTGGCCCGCGCGCACGACGCCTACCTCACCCGAGAGGCCCAGCTCTCCAGCTCGGTGGCGTCCGCCGACGGCGAGCGCCTGGCGCGCCTGCAACAGCTGGAGAACCTGTTTCCCACCGGCGAGACCGGCCTGGGCGCAGCGATGAACGACCTGCTCAATGCGTGGTCCGACATCGCTTCCTCGCCCACCAACCTGGCCGCGCGCTCGGTGGTGCTTGGCCGCGGCGAAGAGATCGCCTCGCGCCTGCGCGACACGGCCGGCCAGATGGACCTGCTGGCGCGCGGCGCCCGCCAGCAGGTGGGTGACACCGTGGACACGATCAACCGGCTGGCCGGCGAGATCGGTCTCATCAACCAGAAGATCATCGAGAACCAGGGCAGCGCGGGTGAGCCCAACGACCTGCTGGACCAGCGCGACAGCCTGATCGGCGAACTCAGCAAGCTGGTGCAGGTGAGCACCGTGGGCGCCGACGACGGCAGCGTGAGCGTGTTTGTCGCGGGCAGCCAGCCGCTGGTGCTGGGGCGCAACGCCGCCCGCCTGGCCGTGGTGCCCGACAGCACCGACCCCACGCAGCCGCGCATCCACTTCCAGCAAGGCAACGCCTCGATGCCACTGTCCGACAGCGCCCTGGGGGGCGAGCTGGGGGGTGTCATGCGGTTCATCGGTGAAGACCTGAAAGAGGTCACGAACCAGCTCGGCCGCATGGCGCTGGCGCTGAACTCGACGATGAACACCCAGCACCAGCTGGGCGTGGACCTGCGCGGCGGCACCGGCAACAGCTTCTTCGTGCCCGCGGCCGACGCGGCCGGCCTGCCCATGGCCACCAACACCGGCACCGGCGCCCTGCACGCCGAGGTCAGTGACCCCACGGCCCTGAAGCCCTCGGACTACCAGGTGAATTTCACCGGCACCGGCGTGGACATCGTGCGCCTCTCCGACGGCCAGATCAGCTCCTTCGCCGGCCTGCCCGCCGAGCTGGACGGCCTGAGTTTCCAGCTCGACAGCGGTGCCGCCGCCAGCGGCGACAGCTTCCTGGTGAAGCCCTTCGCCGATGCGGCAAAGAACATGCAGATGGCCGTGAGCGCGGCCGACCGCCTGGCCGCCGCCAGCCCGGTGATGGTCACGCCCGGCAGCGCCAACACGGGCGGGCTGACCATCGGCGGCCTCTACGCCTCGGAGCCCTCGGCCAACCTCGGTGACCCGGTGACCCTGACCTTCCTCGCCGACGGCAGCTTCACCGCCACGGGCCTGGGCCCGGGCAACCCGCCGCCCGACAACGTGGGCCCGCCCGCGAGCTACAACTACACACCCGGCCAGCCCCTGCAGTTCAACGGCTGGAGCCTCACGCTGCGTGGCGGTCCCGCCGCGGGCGACACCTTCAGCATCACGCCCGCGACGGCCACCAACAACTCGCAGAACGCGGGCAACGCCGTCGGCATGCTCGCGCTGCGCGACCTCGCCACCTTCGACGGCGCGTCGCTCTCCAACGGCTACAGCTCGGTGCTGTCCGACATGGGCACGCGGGTGCAGGGTGCGCAGTTTGCCGCCAGCTACTCCGGCCAGGTGGCCGCCAGCAACGAGTCCGCGCGCGCGGCCGTGTCGGGCGTGAACCTCGACGAAGAGGCCGCGCGCCTGCTGCAATACCAACAGGCCTACCAGGCCTCCGCCAAATACATGCAGGTCGCCCAGGGCATCTTCGACACCCTGTTGCAGACCATGCGCTGA
- the flgG gene encoding flagellar basal-body rod protein FlgG, whose amino-acid sequence MINSLWISKTGMQAQQTQLDVISNNMANVSTNGFKRASAVFEDLMYQNLRQVGGADTEQNNLPTGLQIGLGVRTVATSRSFSQGSLQQSGNQLDLAVNGQGFLQVALPDGTTGYTRDGSLQVDAQGRLVTSSGLALAGDITIPAEAQSVTVGSDGVVTVKMPGNATPQQVGNIELASFINPAGLEPKGQNLYTETVASGNPVNGAPGTAGLGNLMQGYVETSNVNVVQELVTMIQTQRAYEMNSKAIQTSDQMLQRLAQL is encoded by the coding sequence ATGATCAATTCCCTGTGGATTTCCAAGACCGGCATGCAGGCCCAGCAGACGCAGCTGGACGTGATCTCGAACAACATGGCCAACGTGTCCACGAACGGCTTCAAGCGCGCCAGCGCCGTGTTCGAAGACCTCATGTACCAGAACCTGCGCCAGGTCGGCGGCGCCGACACCGAGCAGAACAACCTGCCCACCGGCCTGCAGATCGGCCTGGGTGTGCGCACCGTGGCCACCTCGCGTTCGTTCAGCCAGGGCAGCCTGCAGCAGTCGGGCAACCAGCTCGATCTCGCGGTGAACGGCCAGGGCTTCCTGCAGGTCGCGCTGCCCGACGGCACCACCGGCTACACCCGCGACGGCAGCCTGCAGGTCGATGCGCAGGGCCGCCTCGTCACCTCCAGCGGCCTGGCCCTGGCCGGCGACATCACCATCCCGGCTGAAGCGCAGAGCGTCACCGTGGGCAGCGACGGCGTGGTCACGGTGAAGATGCCGGGCAACGCCACGCCGCAGCAGGTGGGCAACATCGAACTCGCCAGCTTCATCAACCCGGCCGGCCTGGAGCCCAAGGGGCAAAACCTCTACACCGAGACCGTGGCCTCGGGCAACCCGGTCAACGGCGCCCCGGGCACCGCCGGCCTGGGCAACCTGATGCAGGGTTACGTGGAAACCTCCAACGTCAACGTGGTGCAGGAACTGGTGACCATGATCCAGACCCAGCGCGCCTACGAGATGAACTCGAAGGCGATCCAGACGTCCGACCAGATGCTGCAGAGGCTGGCGCAGCTGTGA
- the flgB gene encoding flagellar basal body rod protein FlgB, with product MLEQMTARLDGYGQSLMLRSQRQQVIASNIANADTPGYVARDFDFAAALKQASGESAVSSQQLATTAAGHMTLSGRAPGDPKLAYTVQTQPSQDGNSVDLDRERANFVDNSIRYESTLRFINSNVKTMLSAITGQ from the coding sequence ATGCTTGAACAGATGACCGCCCGGCTCGACGGCTACGGCCAGTCGCTGATGCTGCGCTCGCAACGCCAACAGGTGATCGCCAGCAACATCGCCAACGCCGACACGCCGGGCTACGTGGCGCGCGACTTCGACTTTGCCGCCGCGCTCAAGCAGGCCAGCGGCGAGAGCGCCGTCTCCAGCCAGCAGCTCGCGACCACGGCCGCCGGCCACATGACGCTCTCGGGCCGCGCCCCTGGCGACCCCAAGCTCGCCTACACGGTCCAGACCCAGCCCTCGCAGGACGGCAACTCGGTCGATCTGGACCGCGAACGCGCCAACTTCGTGGACAACAGCATCCGCTACGAGTCCACGCTGCGGTTCATCAATTCGAACGTGAAAACCATGCTGTCCGCCATCACGGGACAGTGA
- the flgE gene encoding flagellar hook protein FlgE encodes MAFQQGLSGLNASSRNLDVIGHNIANANTVGMKASRAEFGEIYASSINSSGSVNAGIGVQVSTVSQQFTQGNITVTGNSLDVAINGNGFYELTMPDGSLSYTRAGMFKLNRDGEIVTNLGGQLMGYPTDVNGVRLGFESAPLTLPTGGPIPARLTTAIAAELNLDARAPIAAAAVPPTPFGTYGTSVIAYDEQGLEIPVSLVFEKTANNQWNVYTGVNGADPALSVPFALNFMPDGSLDPATVIPQLQLASPNDPAQTFMVDLDFGDTTQFGTDFAVNNLTQDGYSPGELTSLGISDDGVIMAKYSNGQSQAAGQIALVNFRNVQGLSPSSGGNWSQTFASGEPVRGAPGEGNMGLLRSGALEDSNVDLTAELVNMMTAQRAYQANAQTIKTQDQVLSTLLNMR; translated from the coding sequence ATGGCATTCCAGCAAGGACTCTCCGGCCTGAACGCTTCCAGCCGCAACCTGGACGTGATCGGCCACAACATCGCCAACGCCAACACCGTGGGCATGAAAGCCTCTCGCGCCGAGTTCGGCGAGATCTACGCCAGCTCGATCAACTCGTCCGGCAGCGTCAACGCCGGCATCGGCGTGCAGGTGTCCACCGTGTCGCAGCAGTTCACGCAGGGCAACATCACCGTCACCGGCAACTCCCTCGACGTGGCCATCAACGGCAACGGCTTCTACGAACTGACCATGCCGGATGGCTCCCTGTCGTACACGCGCGCCGGCATGTTCAAGCTCAACCGCGACGGCGAAATCGTCACCAACCTCGGTGGCCAGCTCATGGGTTACCCGACCGACGTCAACGGCGTGCGCCTGGGTTTTGAGTCGGCGCCGCTGACCTTGCCCACGGGAGGGCCGATCCCGGCCAGGTTGACCACGGCCATTGCCGCTGAACTGAACCTCGACGCGCGCGCGCCGATCGCGGCCGCCGCCGTGCCCCCGACGCCGTTTGGCACCTACGGCACCTCCGTCATCGCCTACGACGAACAGGGCCTGGAAATCCCGGTCAGCCTGGTGTTCGAGAAGACCGCCAACAACCAGTGGAACGTCTACACCGGCGTCAACGGTGCCGACCCGGCGCTGTCGGTGCCGTTTGCACTGAACTTCATGCCCGACGGCAGCCTGGACCCCGCCACGGTGATTCCGCAGCTGCAGCTGGCTTCGCCCAACGACCCGGCGCAGACCTTCATGGTCGACCTCGATTTCGGCGACACCACCCAGTTCGGCACGGACTTCGCGGTCAACAACCTCACGCAGGATGGCTACAGCCCTGGCGAACTCACCAGCCTGGGCATCAGCGATGACGGCGTGATCATGGCGAAGTACTCCAACGGCCAGTCGCAGGCCGCCGGCCAGATCGCCCTGGTCAACTTCCGCAACGTGCAGGGCCTCTCGCCCAGCAGCGGCGGCAACTGGAGCCAGACCTTCGCCTCGGGCGAGCCGGTGCGCGGCGCCCCCGGCGAGGGCAACATGGGCCTGCTGCGCTCCGGCGCGCTGGAAGACTCCAACGTCGATCTGACCGCCGAGCTGGTCAACATGATGACCGCGCAGCGCGCCTACCAGGCCAACGCGCAGACCATCAAGACGCAGGACCAGGTCCTTTCCACCTTGCTGAACATGCGTTGA
- the flgF gene encoding flagellar basal-body rod protein FlgF, translating into MDRMIYTAMTGASAAAHRQQLLSNNLANASTPGFRAELATFRAVPVRGDGTASRVFALEASAGHLDTAGPINPTGRNLDVAARGNTWFAVQGLDGTEAYTRGGAFEISPDGSLVNAQGLPVLSDGGAPITVPANAQLDIGADGTVGARVGDAPPTRVGKLKLVTPDDDNRLQRGQDGLFRPVQGDALNADANARVQSGALEGSNVNPIEAMVGMIAVSRQFEMQMRMLQNGETNDKTASQLLNMNG; encoded by the coding sequence ATGGACCGCATGATCTACACCGCCATGACCGGCGCCAGCGCCGCTGCCCACCGGCAGCAGCTGTTGTCGAACAACCTGGCCAATGCGTCCACGCCGGGTTTCCGCGCCGAGCTGGCCACGTTCCGCGCCGTGCCCGTGCGCGGCGACGGCACGGCCTCGCGCGTGTTCGCGCTCGAAGCCAGCGCCGGCCACCTGGACACCGCCGGCCCGATCAACCCCACCGGCCGCAACCTCGACGTGGCCGCGCGCGGCAACACCTGGTTCGCGGTGCAGGGGCTGGACGGCACCGAGGCCTACACGCGCGGCGGCGCCTTTGAGATCAGCCCCGACGGCAGCCTGGTGAACGCGCAGGGCCTGCCCGTGCTGAGCGACGGCGGCGCGCCCATCACCGTGCCGGCCAACGCCCAGCTCGACATCGGCGCCGACGGCACCGTCGGCGCCCGCGTCGGCGACGCGCCCCCGACCCGCGTGGGCAAGCTCAAGCTCGTCACGCCCGACGACGACAACCGCCTCCAGCGCGGCCAGGACGGCCTGTTCCGCCCGGTGCAGGGCGATGCGCTGAACGCCGACGCCAACGCGCGCGTGCAGAGCGGCGCGCTCGAAGGCAGCAACGTCAACCCCATCGAGGCCATGGTCGGAATGATCGCGGTCTCCCGCCAGTTCGAGATGCAGATGCGCATGTTGCAGAACGGCGAAACCAACGACAAGACCGCATCGCAGCTGTTGAACATGAACGGCTGA
- the flgL gene encoding flagellar hook-associated protein FlgL, with amino-acid sequence MRVATAHAYDTTIAQLTQRQAELVAQQERISSGKRVARASDDPVAATMSEAVQNRLARVQSDQRALDSSRTSIQQAESALGESGELIQKVRDLILSGGNPTYGPIERESIAQQISGLRDQLFSLTNRQDGTGRSLFGGLGGSATPFVQTFGGGSAEVRFEGRRGQQAAGDNQLPQAMDGDAIWMRIPAGNGTFALDLPASNTGSMRSDTGQVTNLSALTGHDYRIDFSGTAGSMQYSVTDVTTGTPVAGQTGVAYSAGAQIAFDGMSFKVVGEPVAGDRLDLTSSSAPTDLFKVMQDAMDALRLGTGEGTQRTHDLGRALAEIDAGHDRVLLARAQAGEWLNRADSIEGLLGDREVDHATEQSRLEDLDMVKGISQFQSQQIGMEAALKSYAQVQRLSLFQYVS; translated from the coding sequence ATGAGAGTCGCCACCGCCCACGCCTACGACACCACCATCGCCCAGCTCACCCAGCGCCAGGCGGAGCTGGTCGCGCAGCAGGAACGCATTTCCAGCGGCAAACGCGTGGCCCGCGCCAGCGACGACCCGGTGGCGGCCACCATGTCGGAAGCGGTGCAGAACCGCCTTGCGCGCGTGCAGTCCGACCAGCGCGCGCTCGACTCGTCGCGCACCAGCATCCAGCAGGCCGAGAGCGCGCTGGGCGAATCGGGCGAGCTGATCCAGAAGGTGCGCGATCTGATCCTCTCGGGAGGCAACCCCACCTACGGACCGATTGAGCGTGAGTCGATCGCCCAGCAGATCTCGGGTCTGCGTGACCAGCTGTTCTCGCTGACCAACCGCCAGGACGGCACCGGGCGCAGCCTCTTTGGCGGGCTCGGCGGTTCCGCCACACCGTTTGTGCAGACCTTCGGCGGCGGCAGCGCCGAGGTGCGCTTCGAGGGCCGGCGCGGCCAGCAGGCCGCTGGCGACAACCAGCTGCCGCAGGCCATGGACGGCGATGCCATCTGGATGCGCATCCCCGCCGGCAACGGCACCTTCGCGCTCGACCTGCCCGCCAGCAACACCGGCAGCATGCGCAGCGACACCGGCCAGGTCACCAACCTCTCGGCGCTCACCGGCCACGACTACCGCATCGACTTCAGCGGCACCGCCGGGTCCATGCAATACAGCGTGACCGACGTGACCACCGGCACGCCCGTGGCCGGGCAGACCGGCGTGGCCTACAGCGCCGGCGCGCAGATCGCGTTCGACGGCATGTCCTTCAAGGTCGTGGGCGAACCGGTCGCCGGCGATCGCCTCGACCTCACCTCGTCCAGCGCACCCACCGACCTGTTCAAGGTGATGCAGGACGCCATGGACGCGCTGCGCCTGGGCACGGGCGAAGGCACCCAGCGCACCCACGACCTCGGCCGCGCGCTGGCCGAGATCGACGCCGGACACGACCGCGTGCTGCTCGCCCGCGCGCAGGCCGGCGAGTGGCTCAACCGCGCCGACTCGATCGAGGGCTTGCTCGGCGACCGCGAGGTCGACCACGCCACCGAACAGTCCCGGCTCGAAGACCTCGACATGGTCAAGGGCATCTCGCAGTTCCAGAGCCAGCAGATCGGCATGGAAGCCGCGCTCAAGTCGTACGCGCAGGTGCAGCGCCTGTCGCTGTTCCAGTATGTGAGCTGA
- the flgC gene encoding flagellar basal body rod protein FlgC → MSMFTIFGVSGSAISSQAQRLNVVASNLANADAVAGPDGQSYKARQVMFQTVPMGQPGSAGVKVQDIRESEAPGRRVHNPHHPSADAEGYVTHSNVNPVEEMVNMMSASRSYQNNVEVMNTAKSLLLKTLQMGQ, encoded by the coding sequence ATGTCCATGTTCACCATCTTCGGCGTCTCCGGCAGTGCGATCAGCTCGCAGGCACAGCGCCTCAACGTGGTCGCCTCCAACCTCGCCAACGCCGACGCGGTGGCCGGCCCGGACGGCCAGAGCTACAAGGCGCGCCAGGTGATGTTCCAGACCGTGCCCATGGGCCAGCCGGGCTCGGCCGGGGTCAAGGTGCAGGACATCCGGGAAAGCGAGGCCCCGGGGCGCCGCGTGCACAACCCGCACCACCCCAGCGCCGACGCCGAGGGGTATGTGACGCATTCCAACGTCAACCCGGTCGAGGAGATGGTCAACATGATGTCGGCCTCGCGCTCCTACCAGAACAACGTCGAAGTCATGAACACGGCGAAATCGCTGCTGCTCAAAACGCTCCAGATGGGGCAGTGA